A genomic region of Dioscorea cayenensis subsp. rotundata cultivar TDr96_F1 chromosome 25, TDr96_F1_v2_PseudoChromosome.rev07_lg8_w22 25.fasta, whole genome shotgun sequence contains the following coding sequences:
- the LOC120252973 gene encoding V-type proton ATPase subunit c1 produces the protein MSTFSGDETAPFFGFLGAAAALVFSCMGAAYGTAKSGVGVASMGVMRPELVMKSIVPVVMAGVLGIYGLIIAVIISTGINPKAKSYYLFDGYAHLSSGLACGLAGLSAGMAIGIVGDAGVRANAQQPKLFVGMILILIFAEALALYGLIVGIILSSRAGQSRAD, from the exons ATGTCGACGTTCAGTGGCGATGAGACCGCTCCCTTCTTTGGCTTCCTTGGCGCGGCCGCTGCCCTTGTCTTCTCCT GCATGGGAGCGGCGTATGGGACGGCGAAGAGTGGGGTGGGAGTGGCGTCTATGGGGGTGATGAGGCCGGAGCTTGTGATGAAGTCGATCGTTCCTGTGGTCATGGCTGGTGTGCTTGGGATCTATGGGTTGATTATCGCTGTGATCATCAGCACTGGGATCAACCCCAAGGCCAAGTCTTACTACCTTTTTGATGGCTATGCCCACCTTTCTTCTGGGCTTGCTTGTGGTCTTGCAGGGCTCTCTGCTGGCATGGCGATCGGGATTGTTGGCGATGCTGGAGTTCG CGCAAATGCACAACAACCAAAGCTATTTGTGGGTAtgattctcattctcattttcGCTGAAGCGCTTGCCCTCTATGGTCTTATCGTCGGTATCATCCTTTCATCCCGGGCTGGTCAATCCCGAGCAGATTGA